A stretch of the Acidimicrobiia bacterium genome encodes the following:
- the rpmG gene encoding 50S ribosomal protein L33, giving the protein MANEKRVKVTLACEVCKRRNYITMKSKINDRERIEMKKYCRWDRQHTLHRETR; this is encoded by the coding sequence GGCGAACGAGAAGCGCGTCAAGGTGACGCTCGCGTGCGAGGTCTGCAAGCGGCGCAACTACATCACGATGAAGAGCAAGATCAACGACCGTGAGCGCATCGAGATGAAGAAGTACTGCCGTTGGGACCGCCAGCACACCCTCCACCGGGAGACGCGGTAG